From Skermanella sp. TT6, a single genomic window includes:
- a CDS encoding terminase small subunit, producing the protein MIAPSPPLAIRQELFCEKIAAGASAAEAARRAGYSPRGAKQRGHFLLGRQEIRVRIDALRAERRAFHQSRLDRAAEVMETIIADAVAAKKPGIAMRAVEFQLKLLGVVQDRRLPHHFHGEGWSPDADVQEMAPDPMEWLDSVPAAPEPAAPASEAEPEPGTVTKDDLPPVSESDPNPAPTSAAGLPAGLIEAFAAGLPPEFLRDLPADLLDDLPDEIAGLSWTELAARIAEVEGGLAA; encoded by the coding sequence ATGATCGCCCCCTCGCCCCCGCTCGCCATCCGACAGGAACTCTTCTGCGAGAAGATCGCCGCCGGCGCGTCCGCCGCGGAGGCGGCCCGGCGGGCCGGCTACTCGCCGCGGGGAGCGAAGCAGCGCGGCCACTTCCTGCTGGGCCGGCAGGAGATCCGCGTCCGCATCGACGCGCTCCGCGCCGAGCGGCGGGCTTTCCACCAATCCCGCCTCGACCGCGCCGCGGAGGTGATGGAGACGATCATCGCCGACGCCGTGGCGGCGAAGAAGCCTGGAATCGCCATGCGCGCCGTGGAGTTCCAGCTCAAGCTGCTCGGCGTCGTCCAGGATCGTCGCCTCCCCCACCATTTCCACGGCGAAGGCTGGTCGCCCGATGCCGACGTCCAGGAAATGGCTCCCGACCCCATGGAGTGGCTGGACAGCGTCCCGGCGGCCCCTGAGCCCGCCGCTCCGGCCTCCGAGGCCGAGCCCGAGCCCGGGACAGTGACCAAGGATGACCTTCCGCCGGTTTCAGAGAGTGACCCCAACCCGGCCCCGACTTCTGCCGCCGGACTGCCCGCGGGCTTGATCGAGGCCTTCGCGGCCGGTCTCCCGCCCGAATTCCTGCGGGATCTCCCGGCCGACCTGCTGGACGACCTGCCCGACGAGATCGCCGGCCTGTCCTGGACCGAACTTGCCGCGCGCATCGCTGAGGTGGAAGGCGGCCTCGCTGCCTGA